AATAAATTTAATTTTTCCATTAGAGATCGCACGGCCTCGGGTGTAAGTCTGAATCAGCTTGGCCACTTCGTCTTCTGATGTTTCTTTGATTTCACCTCTAAGAAAACCTTTTTCAACACCCACATTTAATTGTCCTTGTGAAGCCTTCCACGCCATATCATTGGCCGCACCGTTAAGAGCATAGTTAGCCGCAATCAAACTCGACCACTCCACCCCCGCAATCACTTCGATGGGCAACTTCTGATCGTTAAGAGCTTTAAGCACCCCTAAATGTCCTAGGCTTAACGCCATCCCAGGTCCTAAAATTAAACCTAGTTTTGGGCGCACATTCTCATCTTGAATATTAAAAAGCTTTTTATCTACGTCCTGAGAGACTTCACCGACCACTTCCGAAGGCTTTGACTCCCCTTCTTCAGGTTGTGTGACTCGTTTTTCTTTTTCAACCTGTTCACGGGTTTTAAGACCAATATCATCAAAAGTCTGACAGCCCACCATCCCGAAAGCGACGGCCAACATCATACAAATTTTAATCTGTCTTTTCCAAAAAGATAAAGAATTCGACATTTCCATCTTTCCCCTTTTCTTCGCTTTGAAAGTAATCTCGTATTTGCAGCTGAGGCAAGGCTCTAACATAATCTGTTATTAAACTTTGCACAAGTTGGTGCTTGGCAGAGGAACGCACAATGCCCTTTTTATCCAAATCCTGTGCTGAGAGTTCAAACTGCGGTTTGACCAAAGCTAAAACCCGACCTCCCTCAGCCAGTAAGCTATAAACAGCAGGCAGGATATGTCGAAGCGAGATGAACGAAGCATCAATCACCACAAAAGGGAAGGGCGTTAAGACCATAAAATCCGAACACCCCTCTGCTTCGCGTATATCCAATCCTTCAAAGGTGAGGTTACGAGAATCTGCTTTTAACTTAGGGTCTAACTGCCCATGACCCACCTCAACACCGACAACTACAGATGCTCCTTTTTGCAACAGGCAGTCCGTAAAACCACCTGTAGACTGACCCACATCAAGAACCCTAAGGTTTTGGACACTATAAGCCAGATGCCCAAGAGCCTTTTCCAGCTTAAGTCCCCCTCGTGACACATACTTGGTCAACTCTGACTCAATCCGCACACGCTCTGGTAATAGGTTTTCATCTACCTTATAAGACGGCTTGCTGATCTTACGCCACTCTTGTGAGGCTGGAATAAATATTTGCACATCACCTCTAGAAATCATGTCTTCCGCATGAGTTCTTGAACGCGCCATTTTATTTACATAAAGCCACTGGTCTAATCTCATCTTGCACTTAATGGGAACGGGTGGCGTTGTAGTGGAGTAATTCGCGAAACGCCCCCACTGAAATAGAATGTTCTAAGGAGCTTAGGGTCGCATCTGCTTGCTTCTGATAAACTTCAAATAGGTCTTGGATTTCTTTAAGGCTTGCGATCTGTGAAAGACCATCCTCTTCTTGCTCAAAATCTAAAATGTCATCTTTGATTTGAAATAAAATCCCCATAGTCTCGGCAAAGTCTGACATCTTATTGTACACAGCATCAGGAGTTTCAAAAATAATATATGGGCCCATCACCGCGGCCTGAATCAAAGCGGCGGTTTTCTGCTTATGCGTCTTTAAAAAACTTTCTTGCCCCATGCTGGTCATCAAGCAATCATTAGCTTGTCCTCCCACCATACCCTTATACCCTGCGCGGCTGCCCAACATCGCGATCAATCTAGGTAAAGCTTTGGTGTACTCTGCATTTGAGGCCAAATGCGTGAACGCTTCGGTCAACAGAGCGTCTCCTGCTAAAAGCGCACAGGTTTCTCCAAATTTTTTATGCACAGTGGGCAGTCCTCGTCGATAATCATCATTATCCATACAAGGCAGATCATCGTGGATTAAAGAATAAGTATGAATCATCTCCACAGAAAGCGCCCAGTCTAAGACCGCCTCAAAAGGCTTATCCAGAGACAGACCTGCTGCGAGAGTCAGCATAGGGCGGAATCTTTTTCCCCCAGTAAATAAAGCATAGTTAATCGCTTCCACCAAAAGACGCTCGCCCTCTAAACCTTCCAAAACAAAGAGGTGCTTCAAACGACTTTCAAAAATAGGTTTACACTCATCCCACTTGCTGAATAGATCTGACATAGGGGGACTCTAGTCTTTGCTCTCAAATTTTTGAGTCTGCATGGTCTCTGCATTGAGCAGCACTTCGACTTTTTGTTCCGCTGCCTCAAGTTCTCCTTGGCACTCTCGAGATAATTTTACGCCTTCTTCAAAAAGCTTTAAAGACTCCTCAAGAGGAAGTTCTCCTGTTTCCATAGACTTCACAATTTCGTCTAACCTTTGAATCTTAGATTCAAAAGAGTTTACTGTTTGTTCGGTCTTTTTATTTGAGCTTGCCATTGTTTATTCTCCTCAATTTCTAATACTTTTGTTTTCATTGACCCATTTGCAAGGCCCACCCACAGAGCTTCACCCACTTGCACGTCCTTTGCTTCTGTTAAAACTTGCCCCAGCTGGGTTTCCTTTCTGACTACAGAGAAACCTCTATGCAGTACGCTTAATGGGTTTAAAGAGTCCAGCAGTTGAACGCTTCTTATAAATTGCTGTTTTTTGATCTTCATGGGGTTTGTAAGTCCAGGCAGAAGTCTACTTGAAAGACTGAATAGATGTTCTTTTTTGACTTGGCTAAAACCACTTCGGATCTGCAACCGATCTTGCAAATTTTTAGCACTCATCTTTTGCATTCTGATTTGATTTTGCACCACGCTCACTAAACGCTGACGACGCTCTTCACATCGCATGAACATGTCTTGCAGTTTGCGTTTGGGGTCCACCAGTTTTTGACTTAATAAACGAGTATCTGCCTTTTTACGCGCCATATGTCCTTTAAAGTGGAGTAATAGATTTTTAGCTTTGTTTTTAATGTCTTCTCTCACTATTTCTACGTTTTGCGAAACCAGTTCGGCAGCAGCCGAAGGAGTAGGAGCCCTCAAATCACAAACAAAGTCACAGATCGTAAAATCAATTTCATGTCCCACAGCAGACACGATCGGAGTGTCACACTCGTAGAGGGCTCTTGCCAGATTCTCATCGTTAAAACACCAAAGATCTTCGATAGAACCGCCACCTCGTCCAATGATCGCCACATCCACTTTGATTTTTTTTAAGAGGTGCACAGACTCGATAAGGCTCTGTGCCGCACCCTCACCTTGGGTTAATGAAGGAAGAATCAAAATTTCTGCCGATCTGTATCTACGACCTAAAACCTGAACCATATCTTTGACCGCCGCACCCGTGGGGCTTGTGATCAAAGCAATTTTTTTAGGAAGCTTAGGTAAAGTTTTTTTATGCTCTTGCGCAAAGAGCCCTTCGTTTTGCAGTTTGGCCTTTAAATCCTCAAAGGCCTTTTGCAACGAACCCGCTCCCACAGCGTCCATCTTTTCAACCAAAATTTGATAATTTCCCCTAGGTTCATAGACACTGATTCGGCCCCTGACGATCACTTCCATTCCGTCCTTGGGTTTGAATTGCAGGCGCATATTAGAACCACGAAACATCACCGCTGAAATTTGACTGCGAGAATCTTTAAGGCTGAA
This region of Pseudobdellovibrionaceae bacterium genomic DNA includes:
- the xseA gene encoding exodeoxyribonuclease VII large subunit, giving the protein MSNISSQTDLFSKETGEIQDEEIKVLSVSDLNGLIKQSMENQFSLIWLRAEISNFKAHTSGHFYFSLKDSRSQISAVMFRGSNMRLQFKPKDGMEVIVRGRISVYEPRGNYQILVEKMDAVGAGSLQKAFEDLKAKLQNEGLFAQEHKKTLPKLPKKIALITSPTGAAVKDMVQVLGRRYRSAEILILPSLTQGEGAAQSLIESVHLLKKIKVDVAIIGRGGGSIEDLWCFNDENLARALYECDTPIVSAVGHEIDFTICDFVCDLRAPTPSAAAELVSQNVEIVREDIKNKAKNLLLHFKGHMARKKADTRLLSQKLVDPKRKLQDMFMRCEERRQRLVSVVQNQIRMQKMSAKNLQDRLQIRSGFSQVKKEHLFSLSSRLLPGLTNPMKIKKQQFIRSVQLLDSLNPLSVLHRGFSVVRKETQLGQVLTEAKDVQVGEALWVGLANGSMKTKVLEIEENKQWQAQIKRPNKQ
- a CDS encoding polyprenyl synthetase family protein, which encodes MSDLFSKWDECKPIFESRLKHLFVLEGLEGERLLVEAINYALFTGGKRFRPMLTLAAGLSLDKPFEAVLDWALSVEMIHTYSLIHDDLPCMDNDDYRRGLPTVHKKFGETCALLAGDALLTEAFTHLASNAEYTKALPRLIAMLGSRAGYKGMVGGQANDCLMTSMGQESFLKTHKQKTAALIQAAVMGPYIIFETPDAVYNKMSDFAETMGILFQIKDDILDFEQEEDGLSQIASLKEIQDLFEVYQKQADATLSSLEHSISVGAFRELLHYNATRSH
- a CDS encoding TlyA family RNA methyltransferase — translated: MRLDQWLYVNKMARSRTHAEDMISRGDVQIFIPASQEWRKISKPSYKVDENLLPERVRIESELTKYVSRGGLKLEKALGHLAYSVQNLRVLDVGQSTGGFTDCLLQKGASVVVGVEVGHGQLDPKLKADSRNLTFEGLDIREAEGCSDFMVLTPFPFVVIDASFISLRHILPAVYSLLAEGGRVLALVKPQFELSAQDLDKKGIVRSSAKHQLVQSLITDYVRALPQLQIRDYFQSEEKGKDGNVEFFIFLEKTD
- the xseB gene encoding exodeoxyribonuclease VII small subunit; this encodes MASSNKKTEQTVNSFESKIQRLDEIVKSMETGELPLEESLKLFEEGVKLSRECQGELEAAEQKVEVLLNAETMQTQKFESKD